TAAAACTTACGGAATTTGCAGAGAGACCGGAAAACTTATTTCTCCGGAAAGACTAAAAATTGTTCCGCATGCAACCTTGAGCATTGAAGCTAAGAAATCACAAAAACGTTAATAAGTAGTGGGGAAAAAAACTGCTTTTGTCGTTATTCTATTAATCGTATTTATTGACCAACTCATAAAAATATTGGTTAAAACCAATATGTACATAGGGCAGGAAATTGTGGTATTTGAGAATTGGTTTCTGATTCATTTTACTGAAAATGAGGGAATGGCTTTCGGGCTGACCTTTGGGGGAGATACGGGTAAATTGTTATTGTCCTTATTCAGAATTCTTGCCGTTGGATTTATCGCTTATTTTTTACTTCGGTTTATCAAACAAAAAGCACATATTGCCATTATTTTAAGCTTTTGCCTGATTTTAGGC
The sequence above is a segment of the Chitinophagaceae bacterium genome. Coding sequences within it:
- a CDS encoding lipoprotein signal peptidase; this encodes MGKKTAFVVILLIVFIDQLIKILVKTNMYIGQEIVVFENWFLIHFTENEGMAFGLTFGGDTGKLLLSLFRILAVGFIAYFLLRFIKQKAHIAIILSFCLILGGAIGNIMDSVFYGVLFSDSFGRVAEFMPEGGGYAPALYGRVVDMFYFPIIRSTWPEWFPFWGGQSFVFFRPIFNFADAAITVGVFLILIFQRQLQP